The DNA window tttcttcaaatttcaaataaattagaCACAAAACTCAATAAACTTGACTTGGTGTTATACTCTTAACTAAAATTGACAATAGTgatgaaaaattgatgaaagaatgagattaaaattaaaattattcatactAGGGATAAATCACGCCTatctcaaaaaatattttatattttagacttaattcttgaaaatataaaaaaacaacgtaatcaaattcttatttatttgcattaagatgaatttcattgaatttttttattttttttaattagattttagttgaaattgctgatgaagatgaaaagatgCAATTATGGTTTATGTAAGGTtaaaaattcttattattttgttttatttattatatatgtataatttttagaGTATTAattaacatagtataaatacccttaaaaactattttaattaatttttatttcctttttccatTCTCTCCTCTTTCTAAAGATTAGGGAGGGGCTCAAATTACATCGTATTGGATCCAGCCAGAAGACAAAGATGCAGGTTCAATTTACAGGCCCAAATAACTGAGCCGTAGGCCGAGAAAGCAAAAAATCGAAACGACAGAGTATAGGATCTAGAAAGCATTTCaatgaattttctattgaattgaATCAAGATTTATTAGGAAAttccattataaataaatatttgaattatggtagttgaatcatttatagtattatatattaaaaaattaattttttatattataaattgaatattgatgatatcatataatataactttaaaaaataaaataatataaaagtctaattaacacatcattatttaaaaaaaatactataaatatatttaaaaattttaaaaaattttaaatatattattttttaaaaaatatatcaatttatattaataatatatattaaattataaagtatatatcctattaattcaataaattttataatatatgttattttatatttgtgttataTCCTACAATAAGATGTAAAGTATGGTATGATGCATCCAATTAGTTGAACCAACTTACTCTGCCACGCTTGAACAAAACGACAATTCAATCCAAGCAGCGCTTATTCGTGAGATAAAGGTAATCGGTAAATATCGGGTAGTGTGTGTGCAGCTCGCTTCTTATTGGCCGCCTTAGAAATCTCCATCAGATAAGCTTTGAAAGGTAAGATTTGCTGTCtgattttccttcattttctcgTCAACCAGTCAGAATATCTGcatcattttgttttcttatttagtTTTACACCTGTTGTTACCGAAGTGAATTCATGGCTTCAACGGTAATTCACGCGCCGGGTGCTTGCAGTTCACCTTCAATCAAGTTTGTAGATAGCCAAAACTACATTGGTCTGAAGCCGTCGGTTAATTTAAGGttgaaattcaattttgttaaaacGACAGTCAAGGTGCGTCAAAGTCAATGTCTATTTATCGTTAAAGCTGGCGAAACGCGCGATGGACCTATTAAGAAACTTGGATTGACTGATGCGGAATGTGAGGCGGCCGTGGTGGCTGGTAATGCTCCAGAAGCGCCTCCGTTGCCACCCAAGCCCACCGCGCCAGCTGGCACCCCGGTGGTTCCTTCGCTTGTGAGTTTCTTTGTCATTGCGATAATGTTCTGtttgataaaatgttaaattcagAAGGACTTGAATTgcattcttattttgttttgttgattgaGATTGCTTTGTGTTGTGTTAGGCACTTAATCGGCGCCCTCGTCGTAATCGAAAGTCCCCTACATTGCGAGCATCGTTTCAGGAAACAAATCTTTCTCCTGCGAATTTTGTTTATCCATTATTTATTCATGAAGGTATTATTGCAAATGTGTTGTATAGTTCAtgcttttaattaaattctgaAACGTGGCCGTATGCTGTGTAATTAATGTTTCGAGGTTTGCAGGTGAGGAAGACACACCTATTGGAGCTATGCCTGGATGTTACAGACTTGGATGGCGACATGGGCTTGTGGAAGAGGTGATTCAGCCTTTGAAGATTCTGTATATTATCTCCAAGTCGAAAGATAACTGATCTTGGATTTTTGGTCTTTTTCATTGGTTCTAGGTTAAGCTATTGTGTATTTTACAAATGACTGTTTTGATTCTTTGTTAGCACTGGAGCAATGTTTAGTGCCTACTTCTGGCAAACGTGTGGGGCAGACTGGAATGAGCGTCTCACATATATACGTAGTTAGAGAATTGCcagatttaatttgaagttaagTATTGTTTGATGCAGGTGGCAAAAGCTCGGGATGTAGGTGTCAACAGCATTGTGCTCTTCCCCAAAGTTCCTGATGCTTTGAAGGTTTCTATTCTCCATCATGGTTTCTCTTCTTTAATCTGGAATTCATAAATGTAATTGGTTTTTGCATCTTAGTCTGCCACAGGAGTTGAAGCTTATAATGACAATGGTTTAGTTCCTCGAACAATAAGGCTACTGAAGGACAAATATCCTGATCTTGTAAGTCAAAAATCAATTCATGTATCTTTAGAATTGACAGGGTTTCTAGACTATGTTTCTGAAATTCTGACAATCTGCTTGACTGACCATTTTCTTATTAGGTTATTTACACTGATGTTGCTTTAGATCCATATTCCTCAGATGGGCATGATGGTATTGTCCGAGAAGATGGTGAGCTTGTATTTTTATTCTTGTATTGTATTTTACCAAGAATACTCCAATGTTTTTGTATGGCTAAAGGAAGACGACCGAGCTTATGCATTTTGGTGTTGAACTGTAGGGTATTAGTTCTCATCACTTCCTCTGTTTAGGCTGATTGTTTGATGTCTTCTAGGTCATGCTTTTACATCTGTTATCTTCTTGTGTGTGCATGTTTGGGAGCAAGAGAGATGTTATCAGATTGATTTGTAAGAGATTGGAAGATGAATTGCTAGAGTTAAGACCAG is part of the Mangifera indica cultivar Alphonso unplaced genomic scaffold, CATAS_Mindica_2.1 Un_0064, whole genome shotgun sequence genome and encodes:
- the LOC123207168 gene encoding delta-aminolevulinic acid dehydratase, chloroplastic-like; translated protein: MASTVIHAPGACSSPSIKFVDSQNYIGLKPSVNLRLKFNFVKTTVKVRQSQCLFIVKAGETRDGPIKKLGLTDAECEAAVVAGNAPEAPPLPPKPTAPAGTPVVPSLALNRRPRRNRKSPTLRASFQETNLSPANFVYPLFIHEGEEDTPIGAMPGCYRLGWRHGLVEEVAKARDVGVNSIVLFPKVPDALKSATGVEAYNDNGLVPRTIRLLKDKYPDLVIYTDVALDPYSSDGHDGIVREDGVILNDETVHQLCKQAVSQARAGADVVSPSDMMDGRVGAIRAALDAEGFHHVSIMSYTAKYASSFYGPFREALDSNPRFGDKKTYQMNPANYREALVEAREDESEGADILLVKPGLPYLDIIRLLRDKSPLPIAAYQVSGEYSMIKAGGVLKMIDEERVMMESLMCLRRAGADIILTYFALQAARSLCGEKR